The following nucleotide sequence is from Scyliorhinus torazame isolate Kashiwa2021f chromosome 4, sScyTor2.1, whole genome shotgun sequence.
GCGGGCAGGGGGCGggcccggcgggcagagggcgggcccggcgggcagagggcgggcccggcgggcagagggcgggcccggcgggcagagggcgggcccggcgggcagagggcgggcccggcgggcagagggcgggcccggcgggcagagggcgggCCAAGGGCGGGCCGAGGGCAGGCCCAGCGGGCAGAGGGCGGGCCAGGCGGCCAGAGGGCGGGCCAGGCGGCCAGAGGGCTCTCTAgggtttagaaaaatgaggggggatcaaattgaggtatacaagatgctaaaaggtttgGATAAAACAAACATGATGGggatgattcctcttgtggggcattctgcaACGAGAGGTcaaagtctcaggataagaggcagcaaatttaaaaccgagatgaggagaaactaattCTCCCtaagggttgtgaatttgtggaattcgctaccccagtgtgtggaggatgctgggacagggagtaaatttgaggaggagttagacagatttataATTGGTAatcagttgaagggttatggaggacgggcaggacggtggagttgaagggttacggaggacgggcaggacggtggagttgaagggttatggaggacgggcaggacggtggagttgaagggttatggaggacgggcaggacggtgaagttgaagggttatggaggccgggcaggacggtggagttgaagggttatggaggccgggcaggacggtggagttgaagggttacggaggatgggcaggacggtggagttgaagggttacggaggacgggcaggacggtggagttgaagggttatggaggacgggcaggacggtggagttgaggtcaggatgagatcagccacgattgtactgaacggtggagcaggctcgagaggttagattctccactcctgctcctagttcttctattTTAAGAAAGaattattctgtctaattccaccatgCAGCGCATGGTTTGTATCCCTGTCGGTAATAGCACCTCAAACACCAATCTggtgttcctgattaataaggggatcgcctgattaatatggggatcagggattacggggacaaggcaggagaatggtgatgaggaacacatcagccatgatcgaatggcggctcagacacgatgggccgagtggcctaattctgctgctatatcttatgatcttatggaggaggttacagagatatggagggtgcaGACAGGACATGGAAAAGGTTTGATCCCAGGACTGATGATTtgaaaatggtggtgttgctggacaGTCAATGAAGGTGAACAAACACAGAGGATGATGGGGGAAATGGGACTTGCCGCAAATTTGGGACATTGGGGGACAGGGTTCAGGACCAGCAATGCTTGTGGATGGTATAAGAGGGAAGGACGGGACGGTGAATGTTGTGACAGTCGAGGCTTTTAGCAGGGCTGAGTCAGGAGGTGATGTTTCGGAGGTGGAAATTTAAGTGGCCAGAAACTCACCCGGGCATCCGACCTAACACCATGGCTGTAACCAGACTGGTTCAGCATCAGGTACAAGGGAGGGCAAGGAGGCGGACTGGCAtctccccaattcccccctccccaccatggaGAACACGCTGTTCCgctaaccctcccctccccacacagttaACATCAGGAATCGCCGCGGCCCCAAAGCCCGAGACTTACCAGAAATATCCCAGACTCGGACGGTCTGATCCAAGCTTGCTGAGACAACCAAATCTTCCGAAGGATGGAATTGGGCACACATCACATAATGGTTATGCCCCGTCAGCACACTGTGTCCAGGGAGGGAGGGAAGACATGGAGGTGGAAGAGGATAAGAGGTATAAGAACAAATCATAcaatctcaacagtgcagaaggtcattcggcccatcaagtctgtactggcccctgccccgatagagcaccctatctaggcccaaaacCCCCGCACTATAcctgtaacgccacctaacctttggacactcgggcaattcagcatgaccaatccaccgaacctggacatctttggactgtgggaggaaaccggagcacccggaggaaacccacgcagacacggggagaaagtgcaaactccacacagtcacccgaggccggaatcgaacccgggtccctggcgctgtgaggcagcagtgctaaccacagccccACCAAATCAGAATTTATTTCCACAAGTAACAAGGTTGCatccaccccgccccatccccaattACCCTATACCAAATCCAGtttctcctccatcacccccccatgTTTCACTCGTGTTGAAGAGAAACCCATTCGGCAGGGCATCAGCAATTTCCATCCCTTTCCCCATGATACAGAACCACATTCCCACCCACCACGTCCTCTCCCCTAGCACTTACCACACACAGGTTCGTGACTGCCAATTCCAAATTCGGATTGTTTGGTCATCggaagcactcaggatccagggatATTCCTGTCAGGAAAAGCAAACCAACTTATGTCACCTGCATGAATCCTGggtcagaccacacttggagcattgtgcacagctttggtctccatattggagggtaactaatgtcactccaatatttaaAACAGGGAATTATTGCCCAGGAAGCCTAACACCGGGAGTGGGGATcattcaaggactttatagcagagcatttagaaaacagtggtaGGATCAGACGGAGcaggcatggatttatgaaggggaaatcgtgcttgacaaatctattagaattctttgaagtaaatagtagagttgacaaggggaagccagtcgatgtggtatatttggactttcagaaatcatttgacaaagtcccatatAAGTGATTATCGTGcgagattaaagcgcatgggtttGGGGGAAGTAtatggagatggatagaaaactggttggcagaaagggaaTGGAATTAAcgcgtccttttcaaattggcagccagtaactagtggggtaccaccgggatcggtgctgggacaccagctattcacaatatatattaatgatttggacgagggaacaaaatgtaacatctcaaagtttgcagatgataccaagttgggtgggagggtgaattgtgacgaggatgcagagatccttcagcaagatctggacaggttgggcgagtgggcaaaccaatggcagatgcagtataatttggataaatgtgaggatagtcattttggaagcaaaaacaggaaggcagattgctacctgaatggttgtaaattgggagaggggagtgtgcagcgggacctgggtgtccttgtgcaccattcgctgaaggtaagcatgcaggtgcagcaggcggtaaagaaggctaatggtatgttggccttcattgcgagaggttttgagtatagcagcagggatgtgttgctgcaattgtatcgggccttGGTGAGgacttgggagtattgtgtgcagttttggtctccttctctgaggaaggatgttcttgctctcgagggagtgcagcgaaggtttaccagactgattccagggatggcgggactgtcatatgaggagagagtgacagggttgggattgttctcgctggagttcagaagaatgaggggggatctcagagacacttataaaattctaacaggactagacagggtagatgcagggaagatgttaccaatgatggtgtgtccagaaccaggggacacagcctgaggattcagggtaaaccatttcagacagagataaggagacatttcttcactcaaagagtggtgagcctgtggaattcatcaccacaggaagtagttgatgctaaaactttgaatacattcaagaggcggctagatatggcacaaggcgaatgggatcaagggttatggggagaaagcagggctcggctattgagttggatgatcagccatgatcgtgatgaatgatggagcaggctcgaagggccgactggcctcatcctgctcctatgtttAAATAtcgctcagttaggccacacttggagcactgtactCAGCTCTGGTTTCCATATGACTATGTTGGGCCCTCCCCAACCTCAGCCCCTCTCCACTATGCTGCCAGCCCTCCCTCTCTATTCGGTCCCCATCACACTTGCAGCAACTCACATGGTGAAAGAACGTAGTCCGAATATAATCCAGGTGGCCAAGCAAGGTGAAGAGGCAGCGCCGGAGTTTATAATTCCAGACCTGCACGGGACAAAGCAAGAAATGTTTTAAAAACACACTGAGGCCAGAGCAGATCAAAGagccaggggtggggggtggggagagaagaaGAAATAGTGTTCCTCTCCAGCCAGGATCAGGCAGCGACACTCAATAAACACCTACCTTAATCTTGTAGTCATCCCCACCGGACACAAACAGGGGCTGCTGATCATGAAAGTCAATGCCTCGGACCGGCCCtgcagggagagagaatgtgtgagaggagAGATATGCTGGGGAGCccgagaggggcgggggggaggagcccgaggggggcggggggggggaggagcccgaggggggcggggggggggaggagcccgaggggggcgggggggggaggagcccgaggggggcggggggggaggagcccgaggggggcggggggggaggagcccgaggggggcggggggggaggagcccgaggggggcggggggggaggagcccgagggggggaggagcccgaggggtgcggggggggaggagcccgaggggggcgggggggaggagcccgaggggggcgggggggaggagcccgaggggggcgggggggaggagcccgaggggggcgggggggaggagcccgaggggggcgggggggaggagcccgaggggggcggggggggaggagcccgaggggggcggggggggaggagcccgaggggggcgggggggaggagcccgaggggggcggggggggaggagcccgaggggggcgggggggaggagcccgaggggggcgggggggaggagcccgaggggggcgggggggaggagcccgaggggggcgggggggaggagcccgaggggggcgggggggaggagcccgaggggggcgggggggaggagcccgaggggggcgggggggaggagcccgaggggggcgggggggaggagcccgaggggggcgggggggaggagcccgaggggggcgggggggaggagcccgaggggggcgggggggaggagcccgaggggggcgggggggaggagcccgaggggggcgggggggaggagcccgaggggggcgggggggaggagcccgaggggggcgggggggaggagcccgaggggggcgggggggaggagcccgaggggggcgggggggaggagcccgaggggggcgggggggaggagcccgagaggggcaggggggaggagcccgagaggggcaggggggaggagcccgagaggggcaggggggaggagcccgagaggggcaggggggaggagcccgagaggggcaggggggaggagcccgagaggggcaggggggaggagcccgagaggggcaggggggaggagcccgagaggggcaggggggaggagcccgagaggggcaggggggaggagcccgagaggggcaggggggaggagcccgagaggggcaggggggaggagcccgagaggggcaggggggaggagcccgagaggggcaggggggaggagcccgagaggggcaggggggaggagcccgagaggggcaggggggaggagcccgagaggggcaggggggaggagcccgagaggggcaggggggaggagcccgagaggggcaggggggaggagcccgagaggggcaggggggaggagcccgagaggggcaggggggaggagcccgagaggggcaggggggaggagcccgagaggggcaggggggaggagcccgagaggggcaggggggaggagcccgagaggggcaggggggaggagcccgagaggggcaggggggaggagcccgagaggggcaggggggaggagcccgagaggggcaggggggaggagcccgagaggggcaggggggaggagcccgagaggggcaggggggaggagcccgagaggggcaggggggaggagcccgagaggggcaggggggaggagcccgagaggggcaggggggaggagcccgagaggggcaggggggaggagcccgagaggggcaggggggaggagcccgagaggggcaggggggaggagcccgagaggggcaggggggaggagcccgagaggggcaggggggaggagcccgagaggggcaggggggaggagcccgagaggggcaggggggaggagcccgagaggggcaggggggaggagcccgagaggggcaggggggaggagcccgagaggggcaggggggaggagcccgagaggggcaggggggaggagcccgagaggggcaggggggaggagcccgagaggggcaggggggaggagcccgagaggggcaggggggaggagcccgagaggggcaggggggaggagcccgagaggggcaggggggaggagcccaagaggggcaggggggaggagcccgagaggggcaggggggaggagcccgagaggggcaggggggaggagcccgagaggggcagggggaggagcccgagaggggcaggggggaggagcccGAGAGGGGCAGGAACAccgtgtgggagacagtgcgggacaGGCGGAGTTGAGGAGACACTCCTGGTCTTGTCACAATCTCACCATCATGTTCGTCGAACTTATCGATCAAGGTGCACATGCGGTAATCCCAAAGCTGTACCACCCCATTGTGCAAGCTCGCAAGAATCCAGGGTCGTTTGGGATGGAAACTGAGTCCTAACGAGAACAGGGGAGGTCAAAGAGGGAAAACAAGAAGTTAACCACAGAATATCAGTCCTCATATTCTCCATGTAAATCCTGAACCCCTCGCTTAAGATTCCAGGTGCTATTTTACCAGaatctgttattctctacataaaccaccccgagccactTGAaccgattccagtctgcaactcacttccaggtatttgttattctatatataaaccaccacaaacccctctATATACTTCCAGTTTGATAAATCACCCAAATCCAGTTCCAGTTTATATTTCACTCATGGTGTGGTGGCTTGAGGCAGTACTGCAGAGGTGACTTGTGGAAGCaaaggggtttattaataaaggggTTAGCTGCATCCAAAGGTTTCTAAATGGGTCTTCACTCCACGACTTCTGCATCCACTCCTATACCCAGGGCCCTTTGTTTTGACCCCAGTGGTTGGCTTTTGTGCGCTCATACGTGATAGGCCCAGAGTCAGTCATGTGCACCGCGAGGGATTGCCTCTTAAAGGGGCCGTACCACTACATCTCTGCCCCCTTAAAGTACCTCAGACACATATTTACAACAGGGGTTATTTCCAGTCAACTCTGTATGAGAAAGGGTGGAGACAAAAGAGACAGTCCTTCAAAAAGTTAATCTGTCAGGGTGAGTGGACCGCCTCAATCCCCTCCATCACTGAGCGAGTGTCGCTGTCAATAGGAGGTTGCCTCGTGGATTCATCCAGTCCTTCGGTGCACATGCTCCCCTTCAGCTCCAAGGGGTCGTCAGCCGGGCCTCTACGGAACTCCCGGGTTCCCG
It contains:
- the LOC140411411 gene encoding coatomer subunit alpha-like, coding for MLTKFETKSARVKGLSFHPKRPWILASLHNGVVQLWDYRMCTLIDKFDEHDGPVRGIDFHDQQPLFVSGGDDYKIKVWNYKLRRCLFTLLGHLDYIRTTFFHHEYPWILSASDDQTIRIWNWQSRTCVCVLTGHNHYVMCAQFHPSEDLVVSASLDQTVRVWDISGLRKKNLSPGAVESDVRGISGVDLFGTTDAVVKHVLEGHDRGVNWAAFHPSMPLIVSGADDRQVKIWRMNGESVTCMSLGSTCWRRG